From one Prosthecobacter vanneervenii genomic stretch:
- a CDS encoding autotransporter-associated beta strand repeat-containing protein, which translates to MKRKHSHYKKIPQAVLAAVLSLHLALPPKTVADVLPGTILNGTNTITSANADSNGIIDGNSGTGYFVSSGSLNISNVTLQNFSTRGGDGSGGGAGMGGALFINTGATVTLNNVNFLSNNVQGGNGGVGQYGGSLNNLFNTGSAANSGSNGYTPPYDMLADINGANGSRGGNGANSTVGYGGAGGNGSDGTHGGSSSPLLLAAVVAATIDLTAGTTQTAADAANPLTANVAAGDAADVAVKVINLASAIAAVVSFDTALATGQIGYGGTAGSGGQGGSSGFGFGGAPGGSGGDGGSGGQPGFGSLLAGVGGAAGGDAGSGGSGGMGGFGAGGGAGGNGGTGGAGATWGLPAALVPVTGDQGSVSTTPGYYDQVQRYAGQDDQGNPVQNTNPLGANYNTTASFYTDRMVNGTYHPAVTTVTNPTPSFSGWSELSGSRPNGLDGSGGTGGAGGFGGGAGASGSGYNTLSGGGAGGSGFGGAIFVRNGATLHITGNALFDNNGARGGQGQNGTGNNATDGASGIGVGTDIFLMKGATLRLDPGAGNKITFNGNPYNTSIADDSASSIIPSGGTSRIPSGSGADVYIQSGLVQFNGANVYSGQTIIQGGTLQATDGTGIYWDSNINIAGTPTSDAVLMADGTEGSITRFVGTQSNRLQWTGSGGFAAVNGDLTVNLSNGQTMKWAANSFVPNNNALVFGSVYATNKVLFQNNINLNNDNRTILVMANDATLSGTTANVDYAVLGGVISSGSLTLGDATHKGTVVLTGANAYTGTTTVNGGGLALASAGSLVNTMALTLANGTSFDISGLIATGQTLASISAGTSTTVSLGAKNLTVGDSNNTTVAGVISDGGIYGGTGGSLTKQGGGTLTLTAANTYTGGTTISNGTLALTGSGALADTSAVNLTGASSTFDISGISASGETVGSISGVSGSKAVLGSKKLTAGGSSDTTMAGVISGSGGSFTKTGSGKLTLTAANTYTGATTISGGTLALSGNGSLADSSDVSLTDSSSVLDISAKSASGETVAALSSVAGSAVVLGAKNLTAGTSTDTTVAGVISGTGGSFTKTGSGTMTFTAADTYTGATTISGGTLALSGDGALSDLSAVNITSSTGVFDISGITAVGETIASIAGVAGSQAFLGAKNLTVGDSTNTLMAGVISDGGIAGGTGGSLTKQGSGKLTLSGANTYTGDTTVNAGTLETSGNERIDNLSDLIVASGATFRLGGNETLSSISGAGSIDLQSNTLATYSNVDTVFSGVISGADSSILSKTGSGKLTLSGANTYTGTTNFNGGNIDLSGSLESKTVNVAAGVIMDSKAGGLSSAANLYNNGTINLGNTDDTVNTYTSAGTINGPGKLNALTYNLNDGSVVNTSLGSGTLTTNGLVNLNATSAAANVVINALSTLNLNAPELILNTATVTVNGILNLNYTSGAETIQTLLGSGTVRTNGNQLIVSNGGSFTGVIDAPTTNLTIGGGGGGGGSLTLGSGTTTTQNTEIDNGLIIGSGATLNSTTITIANGSVLDLSGGGTINFTTLTSLDRTGGVINIGNHDFILPAGSTISGNITFIGTGNVIILGTVSPGFSPGVLNMTGFGLSPALTGTYNAQLAGLGGVGGTDFDQVQIAAGATLTIGGTLNVSGYSGFIPKQGDSFQIISGPGGAVPINHLTGTFTTVTFDPTGSGPVNPDSAGFVFDVNTGAMTATGLNSTTNTIADLGSTANQRAAAAAIFNAAWVGQNQIDSSTTAGRLALQITDATGGSSADLARYTPEYYGSLADYAFMGNQVLVRSVQDRVSPMSYVPSQLDEDRLSQVPEVLSFFTGYTYANLNTADAAKGTRNDYYAGVNLLASEDYVFGIAGSGSQGSIKAALGSAKSDGWGVMAFGRYVVAKSFTFFGSFGFNEQNMDTTRQTVNGTVKGGTDVTSYVGFLGVQYKGWRVGGVSIAPRVSLSYSHSHVAGFTESGAIDALNVGGYNNNRFMGEAGVSALWSTDLGGHALNVELAASVQQYFINTKSQMGLSVATVPSASYGMNFAKTGSTQGVVQLNAGYDITKTLTGYLGYEGHYGSQTTQYAKAGIRANF; encoded by the coding sequence ATGAAACGAAAACACTCGCATTATAAAAAAATCCCGCAAGCAGTGCTTGCTGCGGTTTTGTCACTGCACCTAGCGCTACCGCCCAAAACGGTGGCTGATGTCCTTCCAGGGACGATCCTGAACGGCACGAACACCATCACCAGCGCCAATGCGGACAGCAATGGCATCATAGATGGGAACAGCGGGACTGGCTACTTTGTGAGTTCGGGTTCCCTGAACATCAGCAACGTGACGCTGCAGAACTTCTCGACCCGTGGCGGGGACGGCAGCGGGGGTGGGGCTGGGATGGGGGGAGCGCTGTTCATCAACACTGGCGCGACGGTGACACTGAACAATGTGAACTTCCTGTCGAACAACGTGCAGGGGGGGAATGGAGGAGTGGGGCAGTATGGAGGCTCCCTGAACAATCTTTTCAACACCGGCAGTGCAGCGAACTCCGGCAGCAATGGCTACACCCCCCCGTATGACATGCTGGCGGACATCAACGGGGCCAATGGCAGCCGAGGTGGCAACGGAGCGAACAGCACGGTGGGCTATGGTGGAGCAGGTGGAAATGGCAGTGACGGCACGCACGGGGGCAGCAGCAGTCCGCTGCTCCTGGCGGCTGTGGTGGCGGCGACGATCGACCTGACGGCGGGAACCACCCAAACCGCGGCTGATGCAGCGAACCCGCTGACCGCAAATGTGGCGGCAGGTGACGCAGCCGACGTGGCCGTGAAAGTGATCAATCTGGCGTCTGCGATCGCCGCAGTGGTGTCGTTTGATACCGCGCTGGCGACCGGCCAGATCGGGTATGGTGGCACGGCGGGTTCCGGCGGCCAGGGTGGGAGCAGCGGTTTTGGCTTTGGTGGTGCACCCGGCGGCAGTGGTGGCGACGGGGGCTCAGGAGGACAGCCTGGATTTGGCTCCCTGCTGGCGGGGGTGGGTGGTGCGGCCGGTGGTGACGCCGGCTCTGGTGGCTCCGGCGGCATGGGCGGATTTGGAGCCGGTGGTGGTGCAGGTGGAAATGGCGGCACGGGCGGTGCGGGTGCGACTTGGGGACTGCCAGCAGCACTGGTGCCGGTGACGGGTGACCAAGGCTCTGTGAGCACGACACCTGGCTACTATGACCAGGTGCAGCGCTACGCCGGGCAGGATGACCAGGGGAATCCGGTGCAGAACACCAATCCGCTCGGGGCAAACTATAATACGACAGCGTCCTTTTACACTGACCGCATGGTGAACGGAACGTACCACCCGGCAGTGACGACGGTGACGAATCCGACGCCGAGCTTTTCCGGATGGAGCGAGCTTTCCGGCAGCCGCCCGAACGGCCTGGACGGCAGCGGGGGCACCGGGGGAGCCGGAGGCTTTGGCGGTGGTGCCGGAGCCAGCGGCAGCGGGTACAACACTTTGTCTGGCGGCGGCGCAGGCGGCTCAGGTTTTGGTGGAGCGATCTTTGTGCGGAATGGAGCGACGCTGCATATCACAGGCAATGCTTTGTTTGACAACAATGGCGCCCGTGGCGGACAAGGGCAGAACGGAACAGGAAACAATGCGACGGACGGCGCGAGCGGCATCGGCGTGGGCACAGACATCTTTTTGATGAAGGGAGCCACTCTGAGGCTGGACCCGGGTGCAGGGAACAAGATCACCTTCAACGGGAACCCGTACAACACGTCGATCGCGGATGACAGCGCGTCCTCGATCATCCCCTCCGGCGGTACAAGCAGGATTCCCTCGGGGTCTGGTGCGGATGTGTACATCCAGAGCGGGCTGGTGCAGTTCAACGGAGCGAATGTGTACTCCGGGCAGACGATCATCCAGGGTGGCACGCTGCAAGCGACTGACGGCACAGGCATCTACTGGGACAGCAACATCAACATCGCCGGAACGCCGACGTCTGATGCGGTGCTGATGGCGGACGGGACGGAGGGGAGCATCACGCGTTTTGTGGGAACGCAAAGCAACCGGCTGCAGTGGACGGGGAGCGGTGGTTTTGCCGCGGTGAACGGTGACCTGACAGTGAACCTGAGCAACGGCCAGACGATGAAGTGGGCCGCGAACAGCTTTGTGCCGAACAACAACGCGCTGGTGTTTGGGTCTGTTTATGCGACGAACAAGGTGTTGTTTCAAAACAACATCAACCTGAACAATGACAACCGCACGATCCTGGTGATGGCGAATGACGCCACGCTGAGCGGCACGACCGCGAACGTGGACTATGCAGTGCTGGGCGGAGTGATCTCCAGCGGATCTCTGACGCTGGGTGATGCGACGCACAAAGGCACCGTGGTGCTGACGGGCGCGAACGCATACACCGGCACGACAACGGTGAACGGCGGCGGACTGGCGCTGGCTTCCGCGGGCTCTCTGGTGAACACGATGGCGCTGACTCTGGCGAATGGAACGAGCTTTGATATCTCGGGGCTGATCGCCACGGGGCAGACGCTGGCTTCGATCAGCGCAGGGACGAGCACCACGGTGAGCCTGGGTGCGAAGAACCTGACGGTGGGTGACAGCAACAACACGACGGTGGCGGGTGTGATCAGCGATGGCGGCATCTATGGTGGAACCGGCGGCTCTCTGACGAAGCAGGGCGGAGGCACACTGACACTGACAGCGGCGAACACCTACACGGGTGGCACGACGATCAGCAACGGCACTTTGGCGCTGACTGGCAGCGGTGCGCTGGCGGATACGTCTGCGGTGAACCTCACGGGTGCGAGCAGCACGTTTGACATCTCGGGCATCAGCGCGAGCGGCGAGACGGTTGGCTCGATCTCGGGTGTGAGCGGATCCAAGGCTGTGCTGGGCAGCAAGAAGCTGACGGCAGGAGGATCGAGCGACACGACGATGGCGGGCGTGATCAGCGGGAGCGGCGGCTCCTTTACCAAGACTGGCAGCGGCAAGCTGACGCTGACCGCAGCAAACACCTACACAGGTGCGACGACGATCAGCGGAGGCACTCTGGCGCTCTCCGGCAACGGATCGCTGGCAGACAGCAGTGATGTGAGCCTGACCGACAGCAGCAGCGTGCTGGACATTTCCGCGAAGAGCGCGAGCGGCGAGACGGTGGCGGCGCTTTCCAGCGTGGCCGGCTCCGCCGTGGTGCTGGGCGCGAAGAACCTGACTGCAGGCACCAGCACCGATACGACGGTGGCGGGTGTGATCAGCGGAACAGGCGGATCGTTTACCAAAACGGGCAGCGGTACGATGACCTTCACGGCGGCTGACACTTACACTGGAGCGACGACGATCTCCGGCGGCACTTTGGCACTGTCTGGCGATGGCGCACTGTCTGATCTGAGCGCGGTGAACATCACCAGCTCCACGGGTGTGTTTGACATTTCTGGCATCACTGCCGTGGGTGAGACAATCGCGTCTATCGCAGGAGTGGCGGGCAGCCAGGCGTTTCTGGGTGCGAAGAATCTGACGGTGGGCGACAGCACGAACACGCTGATGGCGGGTGTGATCAGCGATGGCGGCATCGCGGGTGGAACGGGCGGCTCTCTGACGAAGCAGGGCAGCGGCAAGCTGACGCTCTCCGGAGCGAACACCTACACAGGTGACACGACGGTGAATGCGGGCACGCTGGAAACCTCCGGCAACGAGCGGATCGACAACCTCTCGGATCTGATCGTGGCCTCTGGCGCGACCTTCCGTCTGGGCGGCAACGAGACGCTGAGCAGCATCTCCGGAGCAGGCAGCATCGACCTGCAGTCCAACACGCTGGCGACGTACTCGAATGTGGACACCGTTTTCTCGGGTGTGATCAGCGGTGCGGATTCCTCGATCTTGAGCAAGACTGGAAGCGGGAAGCTGACGCTGTCTGGCGCAAACACCTACACAGGAACGACGAACTTCAACGGAGGCAACATCGACCTGAGTGGCAGCCTGGAGAGCAAGACGGTGAACGTGGCTGCAGGTGTGATCATGGACAGCAAGGCGGGCGGACTTTCCTCTGCGGCGAACCTGTACAACAACGGCACGATCAACCTTGGCAACACGGATGACACGGTGAACACCTACACGAGTGCGGGAACGATCAACGGCCCGGGCAAGCTGAACGCGCTGACCTACAACCTGAACGACGGCTCGGTGGTGAACACGAGCCTGGGCAGCGGCACGCTGACGACGAACGGCCTGGTGAACCTGAATGCGACAAGTGCCGCAGCGAATGTGGTGATCAACGCGCTGAGCACACTGAACCTGAATGCGCCTGAGCTGATCTTAAACACTGCCACTGTGACGGTGAACGGGATACTGAACCTGAACTACACCAGCGGTGCGGAGACGATCCAGACGCTGCTGGGCTCCGGAACGGTGCGCACAAACGGCAACCAGCTGATCGTGTCCAACGGCGGCAGCTTTACCGGTGTGATTGATGCACCCACCACGAACCTCACCATCGGTGGCGGTGGTGGTGGCGGCGGCTCGCTGACGCTGGGAAGCGGCACGACGACGACGCAGAACACGGAGATCGACAACGGGCTGATCATCGGCAGCGGAGCGACGCTGAACAGCACGACAATCACGATTGCCAACGGCAGCGTGCTGGATCTGAGCGGCGGCGGGACGATCAACTTCACCACACTGACCAGCCTGGACAGGACTGGCGGCGTGATCAACATCGGCAACCATGACTTCATCCTGCCGGCGGGATCGACCATCTCGGGGAACATCACGTTCATCGGCACGGGTAATGTGATTATCCTGGGTACGGTATCTCCTGGTTTCTCGCCGGGGGTGCTGAACATGACCGGCTTTGGCCTCAGCCCGGCGCTGACTGGCACGTATAATGCACAGCTGGCCGGACTCGGCGGCGTGGGCGGCACGGACTTTGACCAGGTGCAGATCGCCGCAGGTGCGACGCTAACCATCGGCGGAACGCTGAATGTGAGCGGCTATAGTGGATTCATCCCGAAACAGGGCGACTCCTTCCAGATCATCTCCGGTCCTGGCGGCGCGGTGCCGATCAATCATCTGACGGGCACTTTCACGACGGTGACGTTTGACCCGACTGGCAGCGGTCCGGTGAATCCGGACTCGGCGGGCTTTGTGTTCGACGTGAACACAGGAGCCATGACTGCGACGGGCCTGAACAGCACGACGAACACGATTGCAGATCTCGGCAGCACGGCGAATCAACGTGCGGCTGCGGCGGCGATCTTCAATGCAGCGTGGGTGGGACAGAACCAGATCGACTCGTCCACCACGGCGGGCAGACTGGCGCTGCAGATCACCGATGCGACGGGTGGCTCCTCCGCCGATCTGGCACGCTACACACCTGAGTACTACGGCTCCCTGGCCGACTATGCTTTCATGGGCAACCAGGTGCTGGTGCGCAGCGTGCAGGACCGTGTGTCTCCGATGAGCTATGTGCCGAGCCAGCTGGACGAAGACCGCCTGAGCCAGGTGCCTGAGGTGCTGTCATTCTTCACAGGCTACACGTATGCGAACCTGAACACTGCTGATGCAGCCAAGGGAACACGCAATGACTACTATGCAGGAGTGAACCTGCTGGCATCGGAGGACTATGTGTTTGGCATCGCTGGCAGCGGCAGCCAGGGCAGCATCAAGGCTGCGCTGGGCAGTGCGAAGTCTGATGGCTGGGGAGTGATGGCGTTTGGCCGCTATGTGGTGGCGAAGAGCTTTACGTTCTTTGGCAGCTTTGGCTTCAACGAGCAGAACATGGACACGACGCGCCAGACGGTGAACGGCACGGTGAAGGGCGGCACGGACGTGACGAGCTACGTGGGCTTCCTGGGTGTGCAGTACAAGGGCTGGCGAGTGGGCGGTGTGTCGATAGCACCGCGTGTGTCGCTGAGCTATTCGCACTCGCATGTGGCAGGCTTTACGGAAAGCGGAGCGATCGACGCACTCAACGTGGGCGGGTACAACAACAACCGGTTCATGGGAGAAGCGGGCGTGTCTGCGCTGTGGAGCACGGACCTCGGCGGTCATGCGCTGAACGTGGAACTGGCGGCCTCGGTGCAGCAGTACTTCATCAACACGAAGAGTCAGATGGGGCTGAGCGTGGCGACGGTGCCATCAGCGAGCTACGGGATGAACTTTGCGAAGACGGGCAGCACGCAGGGCGTGGTGCAGCTGAACGCAGGGTATGACATCACGAAGACGCTGACGGGCTACCTGGGCTACGAAGGCCACTACGGCAGCCAGACGACGCAGTATGCGAAGGCTGGCATCCGGGCGAATTTCTAG
- a CDS encoding autotransporter outer membrane beta-barrel domain-containing protein, producing MKPAYAVDATYGNIMNGGAGVNYTYDGGGAIINGNGSNGFFLQSGNLNLSNVTLQNFAVKGGDGSGGGAGMGGALFINSGTNVELNNVNFLSNNAAGGNGGVGTTGGTLNNLFSNTTKAANGSDGREFLDTFLGVRIFMNDGNGGNGFHASNGANGAPQVAGGNGGNGGNGGDGWDIDPINTALAAFYTARAVIEALGASNPVTEPAGATKSGAEAASSSAQAVTYGLQAAAYIAMNQAGYVGFGGDGGNGGVGGNGGDFNGGGRGGDGGNGGNGAGGASGGGGGDGGPGGIGGFGAGGGRGGNGGAGGAPGSSFAGLAGGGGQGGAGPGGMGGFGGGMGATGLDNLTPQGGGEGGNGFGGAIFIRTGGSLTITGNTLFDGNGIRSGNGQPRSSGATIGQSGIGGGSDLFLMKGATLILDADKYSTGNVITFNGNPYGTGISDDAAASIIPSGGPTDTPSGSGADVVIRSGLVQFVGANLYSGQTRIEGGTLQANDSEGIYWDSNINFAGSLTSNAVLMSDGTVADFTRYVGAQSNRVQWTGSGGFAAVGGDLTVNLSNNQTLKWGENGFVSSGNALVFGADQATNNVIFQNNMDLKGGNATVLSTTSSAASGTNADGTPAGSTVYLSGKISDTTGGASFNINDTNHDGTVVLQGASTYTGITNINNGRVDLTGSLASNTVNVSATSTLNSTNGGLASVSTVTNAGTLNLGSVNDTITTLNNSGNIKGTATLTATTYNLNDGSILDAKLGTGTIVVNGNVTLNQSAEASLVTVNSGGTLNLGGADLLSHTASVNVNGVLNLNGGGATFQTLSGSGTIHTNGYALVVADGGNFTGTLDAPGSSLSTGGGTGGGGGGGGLTLGGGTTTTQSTNVDSGLTIGSGATLNSGTITISNGSTLDLSSGGTITFTTLTTPSGSAPGIINIGSHDFIVPVGSTISGDIKFVGTGNVIILGTIAPGHSPGVIDLTLAGLSPSLGGAFKAELAGTGGVGGTDFDQVQLATGATLTISNALNVANYSGFMPKQGESFQIISGPAGAVPINHLTGTFSTVTYDADGIAGPGAPVVNAAMVFDVNTGKMTATGLNDANSTISQLGNNSNQSAAAAAIFNAAWVGQNQIDSSTTAGRLALQITDAAGSASGDLARYTPEYYGSLSDYAFMGNQVLVRSVQDRVSPMSYVPSQLDEDRLSQVPEVMSFFTGYTYANLNTADAAKGTRNDYYAGVNLLASEDYVFGIAGSGSSGSIKAALGSAKSDGWGLMAFGRYVVAKSFTFFGSFGFNEQTMDTTRQTVNGTVKGGTDVSSYVGFLGVQYKGWRVGGVSIAPRVSLSYSHTSVGGFSETGAVDALNVSGYHDNRFVAEAGASALWSTDIGGHGLNVELAASVQQYLVNTKSQMGLSVATVPTANYGMNFAKVGSTQAVLQLNAGYDITKVLTGYLGYEGHYGSQTTQYAKAGIRANF from the coding sequence ATGAAACCCGCCTACGCGGTGGACGCCACCTACGGCAACATCATGAATGGTGGAGCAGGTGTAAACTACACCTACGACGGAGGAGGTGCCATCATCAATGGCAACGGCAGCAACGGCTTTTTCCTGCAGTCAGGAAATTTGAACCTGAGCAACGTCACTCTGCAAAACTTCGCCGTCAAAGGCGGTGATGGCAGCGGCGGTGGCGCGGGCATGGGCGGGGCGTTGTTCATTAACTCGGGTACTAATGTCGAGCTTAACAACGTGAACTTCCTCTCCAACAATGCGGCTGGGGGCAACGGGGGGGTGGGAACGACCGGCGGCACGCTGAACAACCTGTTCAGCAACACCACCAAGGCAGCCAACGGCTCGGATGGTCGTGAGTTTCTGGACACCTTCCTTGGCGTCCGCATCTTCATGAATGACGGCAATGGCGGCAACGGCTTCCATGCCTCCAACGGGGCCAACGGCGCTCCCCAAGTCGCTGGCGGCAATGGTGGCAATGGCGGCAATGGCGGTGATGGATGGGATATCGATCCGATCAACACGGCGCTGGCGGCCTTTTACACGGCCAGGGCGGTGATTGAAGCCCTGGGAGCCTCCAACCCTGTCACCGAACCTGCTGGCGCCACGAAATCGGGCGCGGAGGCGGCTTCGAGCAGTGCCCAGGCGGTGACATACGGATTGCAGGCGGCAGCTTACATTGCCATGAATCAGGCTGGCTATGTCGGTTTTGGTGGTGATGGTGGCAATGGTGGTGTCGGTGGCAACGGCGGCGATTTTAATGGAGGTGGCCGGGGCGGTGATGGCGGCAATGGCGGCAATGGAGCCGGTGGTGCTTCAGGAGGCGGCGGCGGTGACGGCGGGCCTGGTGGTATCGGTGGCTTCGGCGCTGGCGGTGGCCGAGGTGGCAATGGTGGGGCCGGCGGCGCTCCGGGCAGCTCCTTTGCCGGTCTTGCTGGTGGTGGCGGCCAGGGCGGAGCTGGTCCTGGCGGTATGGGTGGCTTCGGCGGCGGCATGGGTGCCACCGGCCTCGATAACCTCACTCCCCAGGGCGGTGGAGAGGGAGGCAATGGCTTTGGGGGCGCGATTTTCATTCGCACTGGCGGCTCGCTCACCATCACGGGCAACACTTTGTTTGATGGAAACGGCATCCGCAGTGGCAACGGCCAGCCACGGTCGAGTGGTGCTACCATTGGCCAGAGCGGCATCGGGGGAGGTTCCGACTTGTTCTTGATGAAGGGTGCCACCCTCATTCTCGACGCCGACAAATACAGCACCGGAAACGTGATCACCTTCAACGGCAACCCGTACGGGACCGGCATTTCCGATGACGCCGCGGCTTCCATCATTCCTTCGGGTGGCCCTACGGACACTCCTTCCGGCAGCGGTGCGGACGTAGTCATCCGGAGCGGTCTCGTTCAGTTTGTGGGTGCGAACCTGTATTCCGGCCAGACGAGGATCGAAGGTGGTACACTGCAGGCCAACGATAGCGAAGGCATCTACTGGGACAGCAACATCAACTTTGCCGGCAGCCTGACCTCCAACGCGGTGCTGATGTCCGACGGGACTGTTGCCGACTTCACACGCTACGTCGGCGCACAGAGCAATCGAGTGCAGTGGACGGGCAGCGGCGGTTTTGCTGCTGTTGGTGGAGATCTGACGGTGAACCTCAGCAACAACCAGACCCTGAAGTGGGGAGAGAACGGGTTCGTGTCCAGCGGCAATGCATTGGTGTTTGGCGCCGATCAGGCGACCAACAATGTCATCTTCCAGAACAACATGGATCTCAAAGGCGGCAACGCGACAGTCCTTTCGACGACATCCAGCGCGGCTTCTGGCACGAATGCTGACGGCACTCCAGCCGGATCCACGGTTTATCTGAGCGGCAAGATCTCGGATACAACGGGCGGAGCTTCGTTTAACATCAACGATACCAATCATGATGGCACGGTGGTGCTGCAAGGTGCAAGCACGTACACCGGCATCACGAACATCAACAACGGCAGAGTGGACCTGACGGGCAGCCTGGCGAGCAACACTGTCAATGTGTCCGCGACCTCCACGCTGAACAGCACAAACGGCGGTCTGGCCTCAGTCTCGACAGTGACGAACGCCGGCACGCTGAACCTGGGATCCGTTAACGACACGATCACCACCCTGAACAACAGCGGAAACATCAAAGGCACGGCAACTCTGACGGCAACGACCTACAACCTGAACGACGGCAGCATCCTGGATGCCAAGCTTGGCACCGGCACCATCGTTGTTAACGGCAATGTCACGCTGAACCAGTCTGCTGAAGCGAGCTTGGTCACGGTGAACAGCGGCGGTACTTTGAACCTCGGCGGCGCTGATCTGCTCTCCCACACGGCGTCAGTTAACGTCAACGGTGTTCTTAATCTCAATGGTGGCGGAGCAACCTTCCAGACCCTGTCTGGCTCAGGCACCATCCATACCAATGGCTATGCACTTGTCGTGGCTGATGGCGGCAACTTCACAGGCACCTTGGACGCACCCGGCTCTTCTCTTAGCACAGGTGGTGGTACTGGCGGTGGCGGTGGCGGCGGTGGTTTGACTCTGGGCGGTGGCACCACCACCACGCAGAGCACCAACGTTGACAGCGGTCTCACCATCGGCAGCGGCGCGACGCTCAACAGCGGCACGATCACGATTTCCAACGGCAGCACGCTGGATCTCAGCAGCGGTGGCACGATCACCTTCACGACGCTGACGACTCCTAGCGGCAGTGCTCCTGGCATCATCAACATCGGCAGCCATGATTTCATTGTGCCGGTGGGTTCCACGATTTCTGGTGACATCAAGTTCGTCGGCACTGGCAACGTCATCATCCTGGGCACCATTGCTCCAGGACATTCTCCTGGTGTGATCGATCTGACCCTTGCAGGCCTGAGCCCTTCCCTTGGCGGCGCGTTCAAAGCTGAACTTGCCGGAACCGGTGGTGTGGGCGGCACGGACTTTGACCAGGTGCAGCTGGCCACTGGAGCAACGCTGACGATCAGCAACGCGCTGAATGTGGCTAACTACAGCGGCTTCATGCCGAAGCAGGGCGAGTCCTTCCAGATCATCTCCGGCCCTGCCGGTGCCGTGCCGATCAACCATCTCACGGGAACCTTCTCGACGGTGACCTATGATGCCGACGGCATCGCCGGTCCTGGAGCTCCGGTGGTGAACGCCGCCATGGTGTTTGATGTGAACACCGGCAAGATGACGGCCACCGGCCTGAATGATGCAAACAGCACCATCTCTCAGCTGGGCAACAACTCAAACCAGAGCGCCGCAGCTGCAGCGATCTTCAATGCAGCCTGGGTGGGGCAGAACCAGATCGACTCGTCCACCACGGCGGGCAGACTGGCGCTGCAGATCACGGACGCTGCGGGCAGCGCCTCCGGTGACCTGGCGCGCTACACGCCTGAGTATTATGGCTCCCTCTCTGACTATGCCTTCATGGGCAACCAGGTGCTGGTGCGCAGCGTGCAGGACCGTGTGTCCCCGATGAGCTATGTGCCGAGCCAGCTGGACGAAGACCGCCTGAGCCAGGTGCCTGAGGTGATGTCGTTCTTCACGGGCTACACGTATGCGAACCTGAACACTGCAGATGCAGCCAAGGGAACACGCAATGACTACTATGCAGGAGTGAACCTGCTGGCGTCTGAGGATTATGTGTTTGGCATCGCGGGCAGCGGCAGCTCCGGCAGCATCAAGGCTGCGCTGGGCAGTGCGAAGTCTGATGGCTGGGGATTGATGGCATTTGGCCGCTATGTGGTGGCGAAGAGCTTCACGTTCTTTGGCAGCTTCGGCTTCAACGAGCAGACGATGGACACGACGCGCCAGACGGTGAACGGCACGGTGAAGGGCGGCACGGATGTGTCCAGCTACGTGGGCTTCCTGGGTGTGCAGTACAAGGGCTGGCGAGTGGGTGGTGTGTCGATAGCACCACGTGTGTCGCTGAGCTACTCTCACACGAGCGTGGGCGGCTTCTCGGAAACGGGAGCAGTCGATGCACTGAATGTGAGCGGCTATCACGACAATCGCTTTGTGGCCGAAGCTGGTGCCTCCGCGCTGTGGAGCACGGACATCGGTGGACATGGGCTGAACGTGGAACTGGCTGCCTCGGTGCAGCAGTATCTGGTGAACACGAAGAGCCAGATGGGGCTGAGCGTGGCGACGGTGCCGACGGCGAACTACGGGATGAACTTTGCGAAGGTGGGCAGCACGCAGGCCGTGCTACAGCTGAACGCAGGGTATGACATCACGAAGGTGCTGACGGGCTACCTGGGCTACGAAGGCCACTATGGCAGCCAGACGACGCAGTATGCGAAGGCTGGCATCCGGGCTAATTTCTAA